From Virgibacillus natechei, the proteins below share one genomic window:
- a CDS encoding 3D domain-containing protein: MKIKSFIRRTGMSLLFLGAFYMTVSSISNVTLTDLHVSGATTMHVSHNPTYTSEANQPAKYRQTALKEKGLNTIEKRQTYISSDEIEGPETLEEAVDFEQYPTATVEATGYTAGVESTGKTPDHPQYGVTFSGVQVKRDLYSTIAADLSVYPIGTIMYIPDYGYGVVADKGSAITGNKIDLYYDTVEEVYSEWGKKEVEVYVVEMGEGTLTEEALVELNEDEALQVFRQEMAEN, from the coding sequence ATGAAAATCAAAAGTTTTATTCGAAGAACTGGAATGTCTTTACTGTTTTTAGGCGCATTTTATATGACGGTAAGTTCCATTTCAAATGTAACGTTAACAGATTTACATGTATCTGGAGCGACAACAATGCATGTATCTCACAATCCTACTTACACATCTGAGGCTAATCAACCAGCTAAATATAGACAAACGGCATTAAAAGAAAAAGGGTTAAACACAATCGAGAAGAGACAGACGTACATTTCCAGTGATGAAATTGAAGGGCCAGAAACATTGGAAGAAGCAGTGGATTTTGAACAATACCCTACTGCTACCGTGGAGGCAACTGGCTATACTGCTGGTGTAGAATCTACTGGGAAAACACCTGACCACCCACAATATGGCGTCACTTTTTCTGGTGTACAAGTGAAACGAGACTTGTATTCTACTATAGCTGCCGATTTGAGCGTTTATCCAATTGGAACGATAATGTACATTCCAGATTATGGTTATGGTGTGGTTGCTGATAAAGGTAGTGCAATTACTGGAAATAAAATTGATTTATACTACGACACAGTCGAAGAAGTTTATTCTGAGTGGGGTAAAAAAGAAGTTGAGGTTTACGTTGTAGAGATGGGTGAGGGAACATTAACGGAAGAAGCACTTGTCGAATTGAATGAAGATGAAGCACTACAAGTATTTAGACAAGAAA
- a CDS encoding YuiB family protein: MIQLIVSVLLYFVIFFGIAFILNMLLRRTWLMACLYPIIVIMIVDNLSTWEYFTNPGEAFSTAITRFTEITAVDVTILLSGFAGTIVSGIVIRILRKSGYQMF; encoded by the coding sequence TTGATCCAACTAATTGTTTCTGTATTATTGTACTTTGTTATATTTTTTGGTATAGCTTTTATACTAAATATGCTTTTAAGAAGAACATGGCTGATGGCTTGTTTATACCCAATTATCGTAATAATGATTGTGGACAATTTATCAACATGGGAGTATTTCACTAATCCTGGAGAAGCTTTTTCAACAGCCATTACCAGATTCACGGAAATCACCGCAGTTGATGTAACGATATTGTTGTCTGGATTCGCAGGTACAATTGTTTCCGGGATCGTAATTAGAATTCTACGTAAGAGCGGCTACCAAATGTTTTAA
- a CDS encoding NAD(P)/FAD-dependent oxidoreductase: MNNPNIVILGAGYGGMMTTTKLQKSLGANEANLTLVNINDYHYQATWLHENAAGTLHHDRTRIPIKEIVNTTNKINFIKDKVISIKPAEKKVKLENSEIFYDYLVIGLGFELATFGIPGIEEHAFKIENINSARLLREHLDYNFAKYHDEQKKREARLNIVIGGGGFTGIEFAGELANRIPELCEEYDIEKAQVRIINVEGADTVLPGFDPQLVNYAMNSLEARGVEFITGAMLKECKAASIVYEKDEKQVEIPTMTTVWTAGVKANSIVEKSGMETNRGKVEVRKDMRAPDYDDIFVIGDCAVIMDQESGNPYPPTAQIAIQQSNVVAHNVKSLINGGEMEEFEPNLLGTVASLGNNDAIGMVMNNRKLFGWKATVMKKVIDNRYLFKLGGISLLMRKGKFNPFY, translated from the coding sequence ATGAATAATCCAAATATAGTGATTTTGGGTGCAGGTTATGGTGGCATGATGACTACTACTAAATTACAGAAGTCACTAGGTGCGAACGAGGCGAATCTCACACTCGTTAATATAAATGATTACCACTACCAAGCAACTTGGCTGCATGAGAATGCAGCAGGTACATTACATCATGATCGCACACGAATTCCTATTAAAGAAATAGTTAACACAACGAATAAAATTAATTTTATTAAGGATAAAGTAATCTCTATTAAGCCTGCAGAAAAGAAAGTTAAACTAGAAAACAGCGAAATATTCTACGATTATTTAGTAATCGGGTTGGGATTTGAACTAGCCACCTTTGGTATTCCTGGTATAGAAGAACATGCATTTAAAATCGAAAATATTAACAGTGCTCGCTTGCTTCGTGAGCATTTGGATTACAATTTTGCTAAATATCATGATGAACAAAAGAAAAGGGAGGCTCGCTTGAACATCGTAATTGGTGGTGGAGGATTCACTGGTATTGAATTTGCAGGTGAATTGGCGAACCGTATTCCCGAACTATGTGAAGAGTATGACATTGAGAAAGCGCAAGTCCGTATCATCAATGTAGAAGGTGCTGACACGGTATTACCAGGATTTGACCCTCAGCTTGTGAATTACGCAATGAATTCACTGGAGGCCAGAGGAGTTGAATTTATAACTGGTGCAATGCTGAAAGAGTGTAAAGCTGCTAGTATTGTCTATGAGAAGGATGAAAAACAAGTAGAAATTCCAACAATGACCACAGTCTGGACGGCAGGCGTTAAAGCGAACTCGATCGTTGAAAAATCTGGCATGGAAACAAACCGCGGAAAAGTAGAAGTCCGTAAAGATATGCGAGCCCCTGATTACGATGACATATTTGTTATCGGTGATTGCGCCGTTATTATGGATCAGGAAAGTGGAAATCCATACCCACCTACTGCACAAATTGCTATCCAACAGTCTAATGTAGTTGCACATAACGTAAAATCTCTTATTAATGGGGGAGAGATGGAAGAATTTGAACCAAATCTCCTTGGAACCGTTGCATCTTTGGGGAACAATGATGCAATCGGTATGGTTATGAATAACCGGAAACTATTTGGCTGGAAAGCTACTGTCATGAAAAAAGTGATTGATAATCGTTACCTGTTTAAATTAGGTGGGATTAGCTTATTAATGAGAAAAGGTAAATTTAATCCTTTCTATTAG
- a CDS encoding NAD(P)/FAD-dependent oxidoreductase yields MSDKVYDVTIIGAGPAGLFTAFYGGMRQASVKIIESLPHTGGQLTALYPEKHIYDIAGFPKVGAQELVDNLEEQANLFDPTIVLEQAVEKVERLEDDTFKLTSNKEVHYTKTIIITAGNGAFQPRRLNVGECDQFEGVNLHYHVKDMDQYKGQNVALLGGGDSAVDWALMLEPIAEKVTLIHRRDKFRAHEHSVEKLMSSNVDILTPFVPTDIVTSDKIDKLLLEEVKGDKQIELDVDSVLCNYGFVSSLGPIKDWGLEIEKNSIVVNSKMETNIPGIYSAGDICTYDGKVKLIATGFGEGPTAINNAKQYIDPKARIQPKHSTAMF; encoded by the coding sequence TTGTCAGACAAAGTATACGATGTCACGATAATTGGCGCTGGGCCTGCTGGTTTATTTACTGCTTTCTATGGTGGAATGCGTCAAGCTAGTGTGAAGATTATTGAAAGTTTGCCACACACTGGTGGTCAACTAACTGCCCTATACCCAGAGAAACATATATATGATATTGCGGGATTTCCAAAGGTTGGTGCCCAAGAGTTAGTAGACAATCTGGAGGAACAGGCAAACCTATTTGACCCGACCATCGTCTTAGAGCAGGCTGTTGAAAAGGTAGAGCGATTAGAGGATGATACGTTTAAACTTACTTCTAATAAAGAAGTTCACTATACGAAAACGATTATTATTACGGCGGGTAATGGAGCCTTCCAACCCCGACGTCTAAACGTTGGAGAATGTGATCAATTTGAAGGTGTGAACCTCCATTATCATGTTAAGGACATGGATCAATATAAAGGGCAAAACGTCGCACTATTAGGTGGAGGAGATTCAGCAGTTGACTGGGCATTGATGCTAGAGCCAATTGCAGAAAAGGTAACGCTTATCCATCGCCGGGACAAGTTTAGAGCACATGAGCATAGTGTTGAGAAACTCATGTCTTCAAATGTCGATATACTAACACCCTTTGTTCCAACAGATATAGTTACGAGTGACAAGATAGACAAACTACTATTAGAAGAAGTAAAAGGGGATAAACAAATAGAACTCGACGTCGATTCCGTTTTATGCAACTATGGATTCGTCTCATCGCTAGGACCAATTAAAGACTGGGGACTTGAAATTGAGAAAAACAGTATCGTAGTTAACTCAAAAATGGAAACCAATATTCCTGGTATCTATTCAGCAGGCGATATTTGTACCTATGACGGAAAGGTGAAATTAATCGCAACAGGCTTTGGCGAAGGCCCAACTGCTATTAACAACGCCAAACAATACATTGATCCCAAAGCACGCATCCAACCCAAACACTCCACAGCCATGTTTTAG
- a CDS encoding HesB/IscA family protein produces MAITITDNAGEQIKEMMKDESAEARLRFGIKGGGCSGLSYSLGFDYEVNEELDIAEEINGIPVVFFSQDVPIIEGTQIDFKENMMGGGFSIDNPNAIVSCGCGSSFKAKEREGSPGDC; encoded by the coding sequence ATGGCCATTACGATTACAGATAATGCTGGCGAACAAATTAAGGAAATGATGAAAGACGAATCTGCTGAAGCCCGGTTACGCTTTGGAATTAAAGGTGGAGGTTGTAGCGGACTGTCATATTCATTAGGTTTCGATTATGAAGTGAATGAAGAACTGGATATAGCTGAAGAGATAAATGGAATACCAGTAGTATTCTTTTCACAGGATGTTCCGATCATAGAAGGAACACAAATAGACTTTAAAGAGAATATGATGGGTGGCGGATTCAGTATCGATAATCCGAATGCTATCGTATCATGTGGATGTGGATCGTCATTTAAAGCAAAAGAAAGAGAAGGATCACCTGGCGACTGTTAA
- a CDS encoding NifU family protein: MEEQVQEVITKLRPFLLRDGGDVELVDVDEEGIVLIRLMGACGNCPSSTITLKAGIERALVAEVPGVKEIEQVF, translated from the coding sequence ATGGAAGAACAAGTACAAGAGGTAATTACCAAACTTCGTCCATTTTTATTACGTGATGGTGGAGATGTGGAATTAGTTGATGTTGATGAGGAAGGTATTGTTCTTATTCGTCTCATGGGCGCTTGTGGTAACTGCCCAAGTTCTACTATTACGTTAAAAGCTGGAATCGAACGTGCATTAGTGGCCGAAGTTCCAGGCGTTAAAGAAATTGAACAAGTATTTTAA
- a CDS encoding 2-hydroxyacid dehydrogenase — protein sequence MTKPRIYITRKIPAELVEPYANQFDIRMWEKTDEPVPRDILLQESKQADGLLCMLSERIDKDFLMENSHLKIVANMAVGYDNIDVDEAKQQGITITNTPDVLTETTADLTFALLMATARRIVEASNYIEKDLWRNWAPYLFAGSDIHHKTIGIVGMGRIGEAVAKRAKGFGMSIMYHNRSRKYKVEKTLQATYMDFNELLAKSDFIVSLVPSTTETNELFNHDAFQKMKPTSIFLNVSRGAVVDEDALYEALQTKQIKAAGLDVFKEEPIRANHPLVKLENVVTLPHIGSATTETRTDMVNVCFENISAVCNGLDPKTPV from the coding sequence ATGACAAAACCACGCATTTATATTACTAGAAAAATTCCTGCTGAACTGGTGGAACCTTATGCGAATCAATTTGACATTCGAATGTGGGAAAAGACGGATGAACCAGTTCCAAGAGATATTTTGCTTCAAGAATCGAAGCAGGCTGATGGACTTTTATGTATGTTAAGTGAACGAATTGATAAGGATTTCTTAATGGAAAATTCCCATTTGAAAATTGTGGCTAATATGGCGGTAGGTTATGATAATATTGATGTTGATGAAGCAAAGCAACAGGGGATCACGATTACGAATACACCTGATGTCTTAACAGAAACAACTGCCGACTTAACATTTGCTCTATTAATGGCAACCGCTCGCCGTATTGTTGAGGCGAGCAATTATATAGAGAAAGATCTATGGAGAAATTGGGCTCCTTATTTATTTGCGGGGTCTGATATTCATCATAAGACGATCGGAATTGTCGGTATGGGGAGAATTGGTGAAGCAGTTGCTAAGCGCGCAAAAGGATTTGGAATGTCTATTATGTATCACAATCGCTCACGTAAATATAAAGTAGAAAAAACGCTGCAGGCAACCTATATGGATTTTAATGAATTGTTAGCGAAATCGGATTTCATTGTTTCTCTTGTTCCTTCAACAACGGAGACAAACGAATTATTCAATCATGATGCATTTCAGAAAATGAAGCCTACATCTATTTTCCTTAACGTATCACGTGGCGCTGTTGTTGATGAAGATGCACTATATGAAGCATTACAAACAAAGCAAATAAAAGCAGCTGGCTTGGATGTATTTAAAGAAGAGCCAATTCGAGCAAACCATCCACTTGTAAAGTTAGAGAATGTTGTAACTTTGCCACATATTGGCTCAGCTACTACTGAAACGAGAACGGATATGGTGAACGTATGCTTTGAAAATATTTCGGCTGTATGTAATGGACTCGATCCAAAAACCCCTGTGTGA
- a CDS encoding protein kinase family protein, whose product MPLRDFLASYYAIQSEEKWLIDGKEGYKQGEYVYFTILMDNKEIIYMEQAALAYYLVENGYTHTAIPIPNVQGEWFSSYQDKTYMVLQVNHIQPDNNGSKGKLLADFHRIGSAYSYEPQEISSYGGWKQLWVDKLTVFETKIEKEALDNSSAYYRLMMDTLPYIIGISENAIQYIGESEKDYRFHESDQGSIAFRRYANNLSSPVMWMNELVYDHPIRDLAEYIRLLILDNTDQEAIVTLLNDYQTIRPLSVFSWRLLYARLIFPMHLFDFISDGFIRQDLDQLHKEFVILLEKQVKYEETLRDFFTIVSVDNDALHIPVLHWL is encoded by the coding sequence TTGCCTTTGAGAGACTTTCTTGCTTCATACTACGCTATACAGAGCGAAGAAAAATGGTTAATAGATGGTAAAGAGGGCTATAAACAGGGTGAATATGTTTATTTTACCATTCTTATGGATAACAAGGAAATTATTTACATGGAGCAAGCTGCACTTGCCTATTACCTTGTTGAAAACGGATATACTCATACTGCTATCCCAATTCCAAATGTACAGGGAGAGTGGTTCAGTTCCTACCAGGATAAAACGTATATGGTATTACAAGTAAACCACATTCAGCCAGATAATAATGGATCGAAAGGGAAATTATTGGCTGACTTTCATCGAATAGGTTCAGCATATAGCTACGAACCACAAGAGATTTCAAGTTATGGTGGATGGAAGCAATTGTGGGTTGATAAGTTAACTGTATTTGAAACGAAAATAGAAAAAGAAGCGTTGGATAATTCCTCAGCCTATTATCGATTAATGATGGATACTTTACCGTATATTATAGGAATCAGTGAAAATGCAATTCAATATATCGGAGAGAGTGAAAAAGATTACCGGTTTCATGAGTCGGATCAAGGCAGTATTGCATTTAGAAGGTATGCCAATAATTTATCTAGTCCAGTAATGTGGATGAATGAATTGGTATATGACCATCCAATTAGAGATTTGGCGGAATATATTCGCTTGCTAATCTTGGATAATACAGATCAAGAAGCAATTGTAACCCTGTTAAATGACTATCAAACCATTAGACCATTGTCCGTTTTCAGCTGGCGCTTATTGTATGCTAGATTGATTTTTCCTATGCATTTATTTGACTTCATCAGCGATGGCTTCATCAGACAGGACTTGGATCAACTCCATAAAGAATTTGTAATACTACTCGAAAAACAAGTGAAATATGAGGAAACATTGCGTGATTTTTTTACCATTGTAAGTGTTGACAATGATGCCCTCCACATCCCTGTGTTACACTGGTTGTAA
- a CDS encoding phosphatidylglycerophosphatase A family protein, with translation MENKRKQSELELKARTWLTERGVKLEDIAELVYYLQSKYHEDLSMDECRYNVDRVLTKREVQNAVLTGIQLDKLAEQKMLEQPLQQTIDTDEGLYGIDEVIALSIVNVYGSIGFTNYGYIDKQKPGILKRLNDKSTGEVHTFLDDIVGAIAAAASSRLAHSTVEDTELDD, from the coding sequence GTGGAAAACAAAAGAAAACAAAGTGAATTGGAATTAAAAGCAAGGACATGGTTGACTGAGCGCGGTGTCAAGTTAGAAGATATCGCAGAGCTTGTTTATTACTTACAATCAAAATACCACGAAGATTTAAGTATGGATGAATGTAGATATAATGTTGATCGTGTATTAACAAAAAGAGAAGTTCAAAATGCTGTTTTAACAGGAATACAACTGGATAAATTGGCCGAGCAAAAGATGTTGGAGCAGCCCCTACAACAAACGATTGATACCGATGAAGGTTTATATGGCATAGATGAAGTAATTGCATTATCTATCGTAAACGTGTATGGATCTATTGGATTCACAAATTATGGATACATTGACAAACAAAAACCTGGAATTTTGAAACGATTAAATGATAAATCGACAGGGGAAGTTCATACATTTTTAGATGATATTGTCGGAGCCATTGCAGCGGCAGCTTCAAGTAGGCTTGCACATAGCACTGTCGAGGACACAGAATTAGATGATTAA
- a CDS encoding TIGR01457 family HAD-type hydrolase, translating into MKEYKGYLIDLDGTMYRGNETIDGASAFVNALHQHDIPYLFLTNNSSKTRVDVSDKLNNMGIKSTPDDVVTTSLATAKYIKQKKSDARCFVIGEEGIHRALEEQGLIITEEDCDFVVVGIDRHVTYEKFAKACIAVRKGATFISTNSDVAIPTERGLLPGNGALTSVVAVSTGITPIFIGKPEAIIMDQALEILGMARNDTLMVGDNYNTDILAGIHAGIDTLMVFTGVTSYEQMEGVVEKPTYHVENLKDWIKNIRKSI; encoded by the coding sequence TTGAAGGAATATAAAGGCTATTTAATTGATCTTGACGGGACAATGTATCGAGGAAATGAGACGATTGATGGAGCCTCAGCGTTTGTAAATGCTTTGCACCAGCATGACATTCCTTATTTATTTCTTACCAATAATTCGTCAAAAACTCGTGTAGACGTTTCTGATAAACTTAATAATATGGGAATAAAATCTACACCTGATGATGTTGTAACGACGAGTTTAGCAACAGCGAAATATATTAAACAAAAAAAATCAGACGCACGTTGTTTCGTTATTGGTGAAGAGGGTATTCATCGTGCTTTAGAAGAACAAGGGCTAATCATTACGGAAGAGGATTGCGATTTTGTTGTAGTTGGAATCGATCGCCATGTAACGTATGAAAAATTCGCCAAGGCATGTATAGCAGTTCGTAAAGGGGCTACGTTTATATCAACAAACAGTGATGTTGCTATACCAACAGAGCGTGGTCTTCTACCGGGAAATGGGGCGCTCACTTCTGTAGTTGCAGTAAGTACTGGAATCACACCGATATTTATTGGAAAGCCTGAAGCAATCATCATGGATCAGGCGCTAGAGATTCTAGGAATGGCGCGAAACGATACATTAATGGTAGGAGATAATTATAATACGGATATTCTTGCAGGAATTCATGCAGGTATCGACACCTTAATGGTATTCACTGGTGTTACTTCCTACGAACAAATGGAGGGAGTAGTAGAAAAACCTACCTATCACGTGGAAAATTTAAAGGATTGGATCAAAAATATAAGGAAGAGCATATGA
- a CDS encoding DUF86 domain-containing protein has protein sequence MYFVDQSKIEQTLLYMEEIIQELSLHRYESLVEKLSLERMVHVLIESTLDVGNMMIDGFIMRDPGGYEDIIDILVDEQVLPREEEQTYKEIIRLRKMVVHDYIAVDHDRLKEVIFANKHTIEKFSTHIRTYLDNEFGVANAFSNES, from the coding sequence ATGTATTTTGTTGATCAAAGTAAAATTGAACAAACACTTTTATATATGGAAGAAATAATTCAGGAGTTGAGCCTTCATCGTTATGAATCATTGGTGGAAAAATTAAGCTTGGAAAGAATGGTTCATGTATTAATTGAATCAACGCTGGATGTAGGTAATATGATGATAGATGGGTTTATTATGCGCGATCCAGGCGGGTATGAAGATATTATTGACATTTTAGTCGATGAGCAAGTGTTGCCCCGAGAAGAAGAGCAAACCTATAAAGAGATCATACGGTTACGCAAAATGGTTGTGCACGACTATATAGCAGTAGATCATGACAGATTGAAAGAAGTTATTTTTGCAAATAAGCATACTATTGAAAAGTTCAGTACACATATAAGGACCTATTTAGATAATGAATTTGGAGTTGCGAACGCATTTTCAAATGAGTCATGA
- a CDS encoding amidase — MGVLKISEFILNMDATSIAKAIQNGEITSLEAVTTYIEQIKKINPSINALVEDRFAEALTEANVVDNNENIENKPLYGVPISVKESFHVANMKTTGGLEHRQDLIARNDAEVVSLLKEAGAIILGKTNTPALCFCQETENKLYGRTNNPWDPTRTAGGSSGGEGALLSAGGSALGIGSDIGGSIRFPSHFNGVIGFKPGMDQVSAVGHFPAIYHPLQKRMLAMGPMGKSVQDMELMYRIIANNTMSTLTLQDFKIEILPGNTNYPLSESTKEILDQIENFLTVSHSTTRRVPPFFEDSALLWQEIMSIQGSKLVQNEAFNNDRSNVLKAYLKEKLTQRTTIHPYLSWALLGSKLFKPSKNRVKEIETVIHNGDTDLATYLDKRLLIFPVYHSGALHHGKVYKEIFSIRKTVLAYMPYVAYANVWGLPSLTIPVGTDENNMPISIQVMSAIGNEDALFQLGKILEKKFGGYIQSDPVHSLQFV, encoded by the coding sequence ATGGGGGTATTAAAAATATCCGAATTCATTCTTAACATGGATGCTACGTCGATTGCTAAAGCGATTCAGAATGGGGAAATAACAAGCCTCGAAGCTGTGACTACCTATATAGAGCAAATAAAAAAAATAAATCCCAGTATTAATGCTCTTGTAGAGGATCGTTTTGCGGAAGCCTTAACGGAAGCGAATGTTGTGGATAATAACGAAAATATCGAGAATAAACCATTATATGGTGTTCCTATCAGTGTGAAAGAATCTTTTCATGTGGCTAATATGAAGACAACTGGTGGACTTGAACATCGGCAGGATTTAATAGCTAGAAATGATGCAGAAGTGGTCAGCCTGTTAAAAGAAGCAGGTGCGATAATACTGGGTAAAACAAATACTCCTGCATTATGTTTTTGCCAGGAAACAGAAAATAAATTATACGGGCGAACGAATAACCCATGGGACCCTACCCGAACTGCAGGTGGCTCAAGTGGTGGAGAAGGTGCGCTGCTTAGTGCGGGGGGATCTGCATTAGGAATTGGCTCGGATATTGGTGGTTCTATACGTTTCCCTAGTCATTTTAATGGCGTCATCGGCTTTAAGCCCGGGATGGATCAAGTTTCAGCTGTTGGACACTTTCCTGCCATTTACCATCCATTGCAGAAAAGAATGCTAGCAATGGGACCAATGGGGAAATCGGTTCAAGACATGGAGCTTATGTATCGTATTATAGCGAATAATACAATGTCTACGCTTACACTGCAGGATTTTAAAATTGAAATTTTACCAGGTAATACAAACTACCCACTATCAGAAAGTACAAAAGAGATTCTCGACCAGATCGAAAATTTTTTAACGGTGTCCCACTCAACGACTAGAAGGGTGCCTCCGTTCTTCGAGGATAGTGCGCTATTATGGCAGGAGATTATGTCCATACAAGGTAGCAAACTCGTACAAAATGAAGCGTTTAACAATGATCGATCAAATGTGTTGAAGGCTTATTTGAAAGAAAAATTAACCCAAAGAACAACGATCCACCCCTATTTATCCTGGGCGCTTCTTGGCTCCAAGCTATTCAAACCTTCCAAGAACAGGGTAAAGGAAATAGAGACGGTTATCCACAATGGGGACACTGATTTAGCTACGTATCTGGATAAGCGCTTACTAATTTTTCCTGTATATCATTCAGGTGCACTTCATCATGGGAAGGTATATAAGGAGATTTTCTCCATTCGTAAAACAGTGTTAGCGTATATGCCTTATGTAGCTTACGCAAATGTATGGGGATTACCCTCCTTAACCATCCCTGTTGGTACAGATGAAAATAACATGCCAATAAGCATCCAAGTGATGAGCGCCATTGGAAATGAAGACGCACTGTTTCAATTAGGGAAAATACTGGAGAAAAAATTTGGTGGTTATATTCAAAGTGATCCAGTCCATTCGCTCCAGTTCGTCTAA
- a CDS encoding YutD family protein: MVELHGKNYEIVEEIKEGFEEEAFKERYSDILSKYDYIVGDWGYEQLRLKGFYNDQNIKASLDSQITALDDYLYEYCNFGCAYFVLKKMN, encoded by the coding sequence TTGGTTGAGTTACATGGGAAAAATTATGAAATTGTTGAGGAAATAAAAGAAGGATTTGAAGAAGAAGCCTTCAAAGAACGTTATTCTGATATTTTATCTAAATATGATTATATTGTAGGCGATTGGGGCTATGAGCAGCTAAGGCTCAAGGGTTTTTACAATGATCAAAATATAAAAGCATCTTTGGATTCCCAAATAACTGCATTGGATGATTACCTGTATGAGTACTGTAACTTTGGTTGTGCTTATTTTGTATTAAAAAAGATGAATTAG
- a CDS encoding YhcN/YlaJ family sporulation lipoprotein → MMHSKNFLIAFLMFIFSLAACGQIDNTAEPNDEPLDPTREQRQQQTPADEELENDLGYVRYTEDQMDNDRERNRTMEIDRNEMANMITRNILRNDGFEEVATLVTDEEVLIAYQKDESKDEDSAADIAKKTAMSIMPAFFEIYVSDNHLLIEDIHSLHNSSTTPNHDYDNTTDRIINEMEKSSQGNN, encoded by the coding sequence ATGATGCATTCAAAGAATTTTTTGATCGCTTTTCTCATGTTTATCTTCAGCCTGGCAGCATGTGGGCAAATTGATAACACTGCAGAACCAAATGATGAACCGCTAGATCCGACCAGAGAACAAAGGCAACAACAAACACCCGCTGATGAAGAGTTGGAAAATGATCTGGGTTATGTTCGATATACAGAAGATCAAATGGATAATGACCGCGAAAGAAACCGTACCATGGAGATAGATCGAAACGAAATGGCTAATATGATTACACGAAACATTTTACGAAATGATGGATTTGAAGAAGTTGCAACACTTGTTACCGATGAGGAAGTATTAATCGCCTATCAAAAGGATGAAAGTAAAGATGAAGACAGCGCTGCTGACATTGCAAAGAAAACAGCAATGTCTATCATGCCAGCATTCTTCGAAATATATGTTTCAGACAACCATCTCTTAATTGAAGATATACACAGTTTGCATAATTCAAGCACAACTCCGAATCATGATTACGATAACACAACCGATCGAATAATAAATGAAATGGAAAAATCTTCACAAGGAAACAATTAA